The genome window agaagggaccacacacaaaccacaatcgttagccccgaCCTGGGCCACTGAGGTGGGAGATTGACTGCtgtgggcgggaaaaggagacagcAATTCAGATGCTCAGaggaatgtgtgctgtgtaactggcgagcagttgtgcatgtctgatctgcaatggagggacaccagcctccaccagtacgctggtcactggactcgccctaaaagctcctgttgctaatcgaaccccacagtggtgcacaaggTCGAGTAAATGCACtgctgaaggcgctgccgaaccataaaccacactcccatagtcaattcgggattggacaagggctctgcagcagtgtagagcgatctgcaccccaaatggtgttgctcaggcaatggagggcattgaggtgctgacagcacttctgcttaagctgacgaagataagggagccaagtcaatcgagcatcgaaaaccagccctaggaatcgatatgtctccactacagcgagtggatcatcattaaggtaatgtgctggttctggatgaacagtacgacgccaacagaagtgcatgaacgcaactttgcagctgaaaactggaagccgtgggctagagcccatgactgtgccttgtggatggctccctgtaggcaccgcgcagcaacaacagtactggagcagaagtatgaaatgcagaagtcatctgcatacagagaaggtgagacggagggttcgacagctgctgctagaccgttaatgtcCACTAAAAATAGAGTGACACTTAATACAGAACTCTGCAGgactccgttctcctggatatggatggaactattggaggcaccaacttggaaatGGAAAGCACAGAGTGACAGGAACTCTTGGATAAAACTCAGGAGctggccccggagaccccactcatacaatgtggcgagGATATGAtttcgccaggtcgtgtcatatgctttacgtaagtcaaaaaagatggcaaccaggtgttgccgaCTGGAAAGGGCTGTTCGGATGGcacactcgagggacacaagattatcagtagtagggtgaccctggcggaagccgccctgacatgatgccaacaggccacgtgactccaggacccaacccaactgctgacatactatatgttccagcagcttacagagaacgttggtgaggctgatgggctgatagttatccacatcaagtgggtttttaccgggtttgagcaccggaatgatggtgctctcccgtcattgcgatggaaagacactaTCGcatcagatccggttgaagataatGAGAAGATGTTGCTTGCAGTCACATAAGaggtgtttaatcatctgactgtggatccaatacggcccaggagcagtgtcggggcaatgtgcaagggcactgaggagctcccactatgTAAATGGGGCATTACAGGATTCGCTGTGGCGTGTAATGAACGAGAGGATTtttccttccagccgccgtttgagagtgtgaaaggctggggtataattctccaatgcagaggctcgagcatagtgctcagcaaagtgctcagcaatcgcgttgcgtcggtagataacacgccatttatgttaacaccgagAACATCTGTTGGGGTCTagtacccaaaaacacgtttgatctttgcccagacttgggaatgtgacgtatggcacccaatcaATGGTTGAGACGTATCTCCCCCAACACTCAGCCTGCATCCGTCGTTTGATAATGTAGCGACCacaggcacagagccgtttaaaggctatgaggtgctccagggaagggtgccgcttatgccgctgtagagctcgccgatgccccttaattgcttcagcaacttccggcgaccaccaagggactgcatGACGccttgggcaccctaaagagcaagggatcgcattttctgtcacggaaacaattgttgtagtcatctGCTCAACCATCACAACAATGTTACCGTAtaggggagattcaacggtgacagcagaggtgtaagtttcccagtccgccttgtttaaagcccatctgggcagatgTCCTTggacctgacgctggggcagtgacaggaagatggagaagtggtcactaccacataggtcaTCATGTTCTCTCCAGTGGAtaaatgggagaagtcctgggctgcaaactgataaatcaatggcccagtaactaccatgagccacactgaaatgtgtggcagccccagtatttaagaggcagaggttgaactgagacagtaaagtttcgacatctctgccacagccagtaagcatggtaccaccccacaaggggttacgggCATTAATTCTCCCGTAAGCAGGAAAGGTtttgggagttgatcaatcagtgcagctaatacattcaggggtactgcaccatctggaggaagatatacactgcagacagttatttcctgcgttgcccttattctgacagccacagcttcaaaaggggtttgaaggagcacatgttcactacagactaaGTTTAGGACATGAACGCAAACtacacctgacacactattatagtcgctactgttcctaaaatatcccttatagccgcagagggcaggggtccgcattgccgggaaccaggtttcctggagggcaatgcagaaagcaggtgtatagcttaacagttgctgtagctcagccaggtggtggaaaaaaccgccaccaTTCCACTAGAGGATGACGTGTGAGActaggaaggcatggaacattcaattggGCAGTTAATGCCTCAGAGTCACCTACTGCCACTGTCTGATTACTTGAGCAGTCCATATCAATTGTGTCTGAGGGTTTGGTGAGATCTAGGTAATCAGCAggtgccaaaatctccaccccatcctcagacacagagcttgtaggtagtggtggtgtgggtgccaatgcaatttccttggtcttaggggttttctttttgaatttctctcactgctccttgggtttccctggctggtaggacttcactggctcagtctccagtaCTGAGGATGtgtgtgaagccctacaaccagctgcttttgggctattCGGCcattggcaggtgtcatctttcccactagcagaaacctgggaagggagtgacccaagggacccgttcctagtgagagaagccgaataagacttacgcttctccggcttagaagtggggacagacgtccctgatggtgggggaggggggggaggggggggcatgtTGCTcttgaagtaggtggtgcaggagcaaaagGGAAGGAAGtgctccccaccatcaaggggcaggtgtagtcttccagctctgaaagGTGACTCGGGTTGATGGAGCTGATGGTGACAGAattgttgtagcggcggcgtaagacgatgtcatatgcacaggatgcagatgttcaaattttctcttagcctcagtgtaggtcaatcGGTCCAGAGTCTTTTACTCcaatattttcctttcttcctggagaatcctgcagtctgacaagcaaggcaaatggtgctctccgcagttgacacagatgggaggtggggcacgcagagcattgggatgtgatgggcttcCACAACCTTGGTATGTGACGCTGGAAATACAGTGGAGAGACATATGGcggaacttccagcacttaaagcaccgcatcaggggagggatatagggctttacatcacagcggtagcccatcaccttgaccttctcaggcaatgtatcaccctcaaaggccaagatgaaggcaccggtcgCAACCTGATTATCCCACAGACACTGGTGGACACGCCgaatgaaatgtacacctcactgctctaaattggtgcgcagctcattGTCAAACTGCAgcagaaggtccctgtgaaatatgatagcctggaccaaatttaagctcttatggggcatgatggttacagaaacatcccccagtttgtcacaagcgagtaactcttgtgactggacagaggatgctgttttgatcaagactgacccagttctcattttggacaagccctccacctcctcaaacttgtccactaaatgctcaacaaaaaactgaggcttcatcatcatgaaagattccccatcagctctcgaacatacgagGTACCGGGCTGGATAAGATCCATTGCCATCTTTACCCTGAAGTTCCTCCCATGGTGCAGCcatggaggggaacgatttggggtcgtacttctgtgcactgaattgagctcatgatcgcttagaaactgctggtgtttcaccaccagcaagagatgatggactacacttcatcgcatggcgtctgccctgatgccacccactctgaccacgggccctccccacaggcgccacccagccgcagcaaaggccacctggcagaatggccattCCCAGGAGTCCttatgccccagggggatgggcatctaccccttggcatacgtggggagtaaacggcacaggcatcaacagagtgatccctgtgtggtcagggggctgcaatcaacagggtacatgggccccaccacaatggactggctaccgtgctagatatcaagtgcaaagaagtccatggtcgttGTCGAcgcagaaagcaacactacatagtgcatggtggaaaacgcacccaggaaggtggtCCTCAgctaagagatggagaatgggcaggactgcaatgcgatgatgagaaagtgggctaaagatctcaatgcacgatggacacgatgcactatGTAAGGCAcctttccccaattggctcactcttcaggaaaattttgaagaatggaagtcaaaccctacaagtgaccatcacataaaggccataACGCGTGagtctccttttagtcgcctcttacgacaggtaggaatacctcgggTATATTCTAACGCCCGGACCACAGGGGGAAGTTTGTATATTATGCGAGAAGCAAAATACAACTCTGAGTGATTCAGGGAGGATGCTTCCAATTTTCCAGCACTATGATAGGAACCTCTGGAGAGTTTTGGTGATACATGGTGCCAAAGAGATGCTCTTTCAAAGCTAGTTTATAGGTGTGGGTGGAGAATTAGGGGCATGTGTGGCAAGAACTGTCCAACAAAATCATCGAACACATCATATTCTAGTCCCATCACAGGCATATCCTACCCCGTAAGAAGCAGCACTAGCCATGAGAGCAATCATGACATATACCAATTCTGCTCCAATCTTTGCACATCCTTTTACGTGGACATGGCAATCAATCAGTTGTCTACCTCGAGAAATGGCATTGGCCATAACATGGCCTACGAGCATAGCTCACTACCCATAGGCAGAACACCTTGCTTAGTACAACAAATTCGACTCTAAAGACACAGTTCTCTTTCCTCGGTTCTCTGTCTTCAACCCCCACTCCCCCCATTCAAACATACTCCTGCACCACACAAAGAAAGCTGAGAGTTATTTTCAATGTTGTTTATGTGTCAATTGGTCATTCAGCTACAGAGTGAGTGGCAACCTCTACTCAGAACTTTATTTGTTTTCTACACATGACTGCCCCATATCATAGTAATTCATTATTTCTCTCATTCTGTACAGTGTGTAGAGCTGCTGAAGCCAAGGAGCTGGCTAGTTCATGTGTCATGGACATAATTGGTTCATGTAATTACCATTGTTAAGGATCCCCAGTCTATTAATGACAATATATTTGAAACCGTATCCTTCAGGAAGCAAACTTAAATGGCCAACCTCTTTAGAAATTGATGACATAGATATTTTGCATGCAAGCCTTACAAAAGACTAATAAAACCGATGAAAACTTTTTATAATAACCTACATCATTTAAATGGCTCCTGTCACACTCAACAAATCTGTTGACATCAAAAATCAAGGGTTGGGTGGAGTGATCTAGAAGATGCTTAAAGAAGTGTTTTACAGTTAACATTGTTTTGTTGTGGGTGAATGCCAACTTCATAACTGCCAACACAAAATCAGTATCCTCATTAGATTCTAACAGGATGTTACCACATTTCTCACTGTGTAAGCATTACTTTCATAAACTATCTGACTTGCCATAGAAAAAAATCAACTTTAAgggaaaataaaaataactgcaacTAACAACCTTCCCTATACTTACGGAGATGATTTAAACACATAAGTTATTAGCAAATGACCAACTGTTCCTTCTCAGGACACTAAATTGACATAATTACTGAAGAAGTaaatgatagtacatctgttattAGCTGTGTGAAGTTGACTACCTAATGATCcacttgtgaaaataaaaatcatGAACAGAAGCCAAGGAACTGCACACACAAACTAAGTTGATACTTGGCACAGTGGCTGATGGGAACAACCATATATGGAAAATGTCTTTGTGGTCACCCCTAATTGCATGATGTGTCAACTTAGTTCAGGCAAACATATTGctcaataaattacaaaaaaattcaagTCCCTACACTTTAAGAGTAACCACTTACTTTAAAAAAATGGGAGACACTTTTTATGATCCACTATTGAACAGATTCTTGAGGAAGGCAGTTCTAGTTTGCAAATCTCCtacataattattgttattcttgcCACCAGGAATGCCATCATTAGAAGATGTTTTGCATTTATTCACTTGAATTTCACTGTCAGTTTTCCGCTGATGATAATCAATGTCTTGTTTGCCGAGTGTATCATTCATCACTTTTAAACCAGTAACACCTTTGTGTCTGCGAAGTTTTTCACTCCTGTCAATATTCTGAGAGAAGTAATTAGCTTCTCGTTTTGCCTGGGATATTTCTGCTCTCAAACGTTGTTTACGGACAGCTCTTTCATAAGCTAATCTTTCACTGAGATGAACCCATTtgaacctgcaaaaaaaaaaaaatattatctaaaTATAGATGCAACATGTATATTTTATTGGCGGCAATACATTTAGTACTTGCACTGTTTTCCATACAGCTGTGATGGAAAACAGTTCTCTGATGTACATCAGGTCTTGAATACAAATTTGAAACCACAATGGTGGCAAAATGCAACTTCTATGAAATCTGTCACATGGGATTGAGTGGTTAAAGACTTGTTTCAGTTCTGCATGAATCATTAAAACAGTAACCTCCCAACTTATCAACAAAATTGGCCTGTTACATCACAAGATAAAATGGTTACTTTCTAAAAATAATACTAAAGCAGTCTAGGCGAACAACAATATCTGTTTTACAACAAGTGACTGCTATTTTCTACGAAGTCATTATGTCAAATTTTGTTTGCATGTTTGCAAAATTAGTACAGCACGTCATTGCGAGTGTATTTTTGCAATGTGAAGCAGTAAGTACGTTCTGTGATACACGCAGTTTGTTTATACAAAACATGGCAAAATGTGCAACGACACTTTCTGGTCGGGTTTATTTTTAGTCGAGCTCCAATCCTTCGCACATCAAGATAGTAGTAGGGTGTTCTGACTAAGAAGTTtgcaagtacaatatatttgtatgTAAGGTTTTTACACTTACAGACATTTAGTGCGCTGTACTTCGATTTAAGCCATAAAAATCACTAGGTAGATAACAAGACAAAACATAAATTACCTTGGCAGATATTTTATGCACCAAATATGGTCATAAAATTTGCTTTTCTTTCTTCCGCCTATCTGCGTGTTGTTTAAGGTCTGCGCAACGAATTTGgccactttttttcttttgaattcaACCCAGCCTTCTGTGAAATGTTTGGCTGGCTTTCTCTTTTTGTTGCCGACTTCCCTACCTGAAAAGGAAAAGGACAAACCCTAATCTAGAGTTCGAATACTACAGAAAGGTATGTATATTGTGCTGTGTATTACCTATATCTGGTGGTTGTAAATAAACTCTTCCTAACTCGCCAAACTGCCCAAAAATCTCTCTCACTTTGGTGACGTTCATATACGGTGGAATTGTAGATAAATATATTATTCCACGTTTCGCCTTGCTGGTTTCCCTTTGCACTCGGTGTTTGTCTGTACTTAAACTTTCATCGTCGACAACCGATCCATCACTTACGCTGCCTGAGAAAGACATTATTCTTATGACAACTTCTTTCGTAGGAAGTACGATACATAAACACTACACACAACAACTGTACCACGTGCTATCCAAAGTTATTGTACCGATAAGATAGAGCTGAGATGGAATAATCAAAGTCTTACAACATAGATTGTGGTCGATACCGAGAGCGAACGGATGCCGAAATAGCGCTCAACAGACACAAGAACTTCAAGCCAATCGGAGACATCAATCGCTCCATATTTCAGGAATATTTCTTAATGCTGTAGGGGTGCTGCTGACGGCGTGTACCGTATGTAAGACGTAGGGAACCTTTCTACACTATTTTTCGTATTTTGATTctctaaaggcccgtccacacgcaacgatctgtctgcgcaaatgtctgtgcacatcacatctgcgcagacagatcggtGCGTgtagacagaagatttgcaccaacctgaggtgtgtgcaaacctggaagttggagttggaggtttgagcgaaacctctcaaatctgtgggttcaaaccacatctgcgcagacaagtaggagcgtgtggacaggagatcgccgcaaatctggcgccaaacagctgtttgctcattctagtgtttgtatttgtgcgcacagggcattaaaatggctgatactcgccagtgttctcgagagtttgtaagtgaattcattgaaatatatagaaaccacacaTGTTTGTGGAGGATTAAAACTAAAGAATATAGTGACTGAGACAAAaaaagcagcatacaatgctctaattgaaaaatagcgggcagttgacgcctcggcaaacagagaaacagtaaaaaaaaatttgttgcgaacagtttaccgaaaagagttatccaaagttcagaaatctagaagatctagTGTAGGAGTTTTGTATCCTGgaacaaaagtttgtaacaggttGCTTCGACACAGTAGCGAAATGAAAATACCtactcagaaacaaagtaaacCATAGCTCATTGGCCATGTAGGTATATAATTTCTAATaatataggcctactgtgtttcaaaCACGTCTACAGCACCAAAAATATTGTCTGTAACTTGACaaacttaatttacttgacttgccttcatgaactcatccttccggacagcgtaaatagcttcacatgtgttgggtattatttcactcaaagcTTGTTTCGATATTACCAGTTGAAAATTCCAAacccttgtagctccttcctgttgctaggaatcttaatgttactgccagccgttcatgaggagaaattgcccttctcatacaagtattttttctcataatatgaggggttacaagctttaagagataattataagtttcgacatccatccgcaaataatttcgccagtcgttaggttcgccctgcaactcgcGCAGTAAATGTACgagagaaaactgctttcgctttagcagccactgtctctaccattttgaccgctttctctgtttcctgcggttggtctgaatgttttttgcaacacaagttgcgaacacagaccacaacagaacttcctccatttctatatttcaaaataactgaataaaatttttgacgtttacggggagcgttgtcgcttgccactgatatttctgttctacaccgacagatggcgggcgagtagtagattggggtttgtgtcatgtgaacacaccacatttgcagcgatcttttgcatgtacagacatctgcgccgttGTCTGCGCAgatagatcgttgcgtgtggaccgggcttaaggtAGCACCATAGTGAGACATAAAGGGAACGTTTCCCCCACATTataaggtaaaataaataaaaagtaagtgcaaGATCACCCAGCATTTCTGTAAAACTCGCAAGCCAAGTGACTGGCTTGTTCCAAATCTAGCATTATATTTCCAAAGCCCTTCCTTTATCAAATTGACATATGTGAATTATGGCAAGCAAAATCAGATGATCTTCTGAGGATTGTGAGACCATATGTTAGTTTACACCTGTTCAGTAAGTGCAGTACACAACACTGTGAGCAGGGGTTGTGGTACATTTATCAGTTGTAGGCTGTTTTGAGGTGTGTAAAGTATTAGTCATGAGCAGCCATATGGCGGAGAAGTTGAGTTAGAGCCAGAGGGATTATGATAATGTTATTAGCAGTAGCCAGGCCAGTCACATGGCTGCTATAAACATCTGGACACACAGCCATGACTGGCCAGCCATCGTCCGCCAAAGCCAGACACGTGTGGCCACACACAATGCTTGCCTCATAACATTACCGGACCCCAACATCAACCAACCGGTTTGCTTTGATTCAGACGACAACAGAAACGCATTTCTCTGTGTACACACCAGATGACAGCAGCAACATATCACTCCGTGTACATGCCAGATCGCATCAGCAGTACATTGCTCTGTGTACATGCCAGACTCCAGCAGGCCACACAAGAGACACCAGCGTTGCCCATTAGGAGCGTGTGCATCCAATCTATGCACTAAAATTTATACACATGTCATGTGTCCACATGTCACATAACACCTCCCGGGAAT of Schistocerca serialis cubense isolate TAMUIC-IGC-003099 chromosome 2, iqSchSeri2.2, whole genome shotgun sequence contains these proteins:
- the LOC126457192 gene encoding activator of basal transcription 1-like → MSFSGSVSDGSVVDDESLSTDKHRVQRETSKAKRGIIYLSTIPPYMNVTKVREIFGQFGELGRVYLQPPDIGREVGNKKRKPAKHFTEGWVEFKRKKVAKFVAQTLNNTQIGGRKKSKFYDHIWCIKYLPRFKWVHLSERLAYERAVRKQRLRAEISQAKREANYFSQNIDRSEKLRRHKGVTGLKVMNDTLGKQDIDYHQRKTDSEIQVNKCKTSSNDGIPGGKNNNNYVGDLQTRTAFLKNLFNSGS